The Geobacillus stearothermophilus ATCC 12980 genome contains a region encoding:
- a CDS encoding ABC transporter permease: MSAKRLSANRAMWTQNVRQIGWIAIIHLLLWLAAIVLPIGLSYSQYDPKVGNVPPWKDVYDISNGFETLIAWLVPILAAAGVVRYMHEKRSADFIHSLPIRRTELLAGQMFIGWLFLAVPLVLTALVAIGCLYGLDLPWPIGAGDVGRWLGETLVVETVIFALGVMVGVLVGQSIVHIVLTNIALFFPTGIMVLLFSNLPLWLYGFPDGYYLSGNLMDWALPIRYAMLTDQAMSAGEAGLLLLLSLLFFSLSIWLYERRPTEAAGQALAFSVLRPLFVYGVAFCMCLTGGFYFGQVQRQWGWIIFGYVAFSLIGYAVAQMVVMKTWRVFHKWKGYIAFAAVMSVLFLTVRLDPVGYVRHVPNLSDIEKVYFGQSVMNWQNPNLMEREFEAFDQFLRTKDNIKAVRALHAQLVHDQPLPSRFGNVRPIVIGYVLKDGTRLLRRYEVPIEPYMPYFQRIMGSNEYKQQYYLLLRPSYSPIRQVTIRNVETGRPVVVLADPKEIESFVQALKQDLWNEPVEDIIRGGRTWQGDIELLQSDGDSFTVPLSSHSTHVREWLQQRHHWEQIQKR; this comes from the coding sequence ATGTCCGCGAAACGGTTGTCGGCTAACCGCGCCATGTGGACGCAAAATGTTCGCCAAATCGGCTGGATAGCCATCATTCATCTGCTGTTATGGCTGGCGGCGATCGTATTGCCGATTGGGCTTTCGTACTCGCAATATGATCCAAAAGTCGGAAATGTGCCGCCATGGAAAGACGTTTACGATATATCCAACGGGTTCGAGACGTTGATTGCTTGGCTTGTCCCGATCTTGGCGGCGGCCGGCGTGGTTCGCTATATGCATGAGAAACGGTCGGCTGATTTCATCCATAGCTTGCCCATCCGCCGCACCGAACTGCTTGCCGGGCAGATGTTTATTGGATGGCTCTTTTTGGCGGTTCCGCTCGTGTTGACCGCCTTGGTTGCGATCGGATGTCTGTACGGACTTGATCTCCCGTGGCCGATTGGAGCGGGGGATGTGGGACGATGGCTTGGCGAGACGCTTGTCGTAGAGACGGTGATTTTTGCGCTAGGTGTCATGGTCGGCGTGCTCGTCGGCCAATCGATCGTTCATATTGTGTTAACGAATATTGCTCTCTTTTTTCCGACAGGCATCATGGTGTTGCTGTTTAGCAATTTGCCGTTATGGTTGTATGGATTCCCCGATGGGTACTATTTATCGGGAAATCTGATGGATTGGGCGCTTCCGATTCGTTATGCGATGCTGACGGATCAAGCGATGAGCGCGGGGGAAGCCGGACTGTTGCTGCTGTTGTCGCTTCTATTTTTCAGTTTGTCCATTTGGTTGTACGAGCGGCGGCCGACGGAAGCGGCCGGACAGGCGCTCGCCTTTTCAGTGCTTCGCCCACTGTTTGTGTATGGAGTGGCGTTTTGCATGTGCTTGACCGGCGGGTTCTACTTTGGACAAGTCCAACGGCAGTGGGGATGGATCATCTTTGGGTATGTTGCGTTTTCGCTTATCGGGTATGCCGTTGCGCAAATGGTCGTGATGAAAACATGGCGTGTTTTTCATAAATGGAAAGGGTATATCGCCTTTGCCGCTGTGATGTCGGTCTTATTTTTGACTGTGCGCCTTGATCCGGTTGGATATGTGAGACACGTTCCGAATTTGTCCGATATTGAGAAAGTCTATTTCGGCCAGTCGGTGATGAATTGGCAAAATCCTAACTTGATGGAAAGAGAGTTTGAAGCATTCGATCAGTTTTTGCGCACGAAGGACAACATCAAAGCTGTCAGGGCGCTTCATGCGCAGCTTGTGCACGATCAGCCGCTCCCGTCACGTTTTGGCAACGTCCGGCCGATTGTGATCGGGTATGTGCTCAAAGACGGCACGCGTCTCCTCCGCCGCTACGAAGTGCCGATTGAACCGTACATGCCGTATTTTCAGCGCATCATGGGCTCAAACGAATATAAGCAGCAATATTATTTGCTCCTTCGCCCGAGCTATTCTCCGATCCGCCAAGTGACGATCCGCAATGTCGAAACGGGGCGTCCGGTGGTCGTGCTGGCCGATCCGAAGGAGATCGAGTCGTTTGTCCAGGCGCTCAAACAAGATTTGTGGAATGAGCCGGTGGAGGACATCATCCGCGGGGGGAGAACATGGCAGGGGGATATTGAATTGCTGCAAAGCGACGGCGATTCGTTTACCGTTCCCTTATCTTCACACAGCACCCATGTTCGCGAGTGGTTGCAACAACGGCATCATTGGGAGCAAATACAGAAAAGGTAA
- a CDS encoding Ger(x)C family spore germination protein, whose protein sequence is MKRSIAMFVSFFVCAVLLAGCWSKKELTDLSVVIAVGLDKTKDGRYLVSFQVVNPGNVAGALQRGGGAGGVPISVYTSTGDTLVEASRKASKKLSRILYYAHTNLVVISEELARQGLNGVFDAIERNQEFRTTTKLVIAHGHSAKEVLSVLTPIDKIPANQIIKTLEFSEMALGQTISTDVWEVIRDFTSSGKNIVLTGVVIEGNTQRGKRQTNVQSSVPDARISLDGLALFKKDRLVRWVNGSTERGVLWGLDRIKQTNITIPWKGKKEAIGYRAMGVTTRLKVELKNGHPSILVHIQTEGDISETYVPINLADYRLLFQLEKAIGRDIEREVRQAIETAQHEKTDVFGFGEAVHRAHPRLWKRIKKEWDDRYFPHLPVTVKVDASIRRTGLRNTPYIK, encoded by the coding sequence ATGAAACGATCTATCGCCATGTTTGTGTCCTTTTTTGTTTGTGCAGTGTTGCTGGCTGGCTGTTGGAGTAAAAAAGAGTTAACCGATTTGTCCGTTGTCATTGCCGTCGGCCTCGATAAAACAAAAGACGGCAGATATTTGGTCTCGTTTCAAGTCGTCAACCCGGGCAACGTTGCGGGAGCGCTCCAACGAGGAGGCGGGGCGGGCGGCGTGCCCATTTCCGTTTATACGTCGACCGGAGACACATTGGTCGAGGCAAGCCGGAAAGCCTCGAAAAAGTTGTCGCGCATCCTGTATTACGCTCATACCAACTTGGTGGTCATCAGCGAGGAATTGGCACGCCAAGGGTTGAATGGGGTATTCGATGCGATAGAACGGAATCAAGAGTTTCGGACGACAACGAAGCTGGTTATTGCTCATGGCCACTCAGCGAAAGAGGTGTTAAGCGTATTAACACCCATTGACAAAATTCCCGCCAATCAAATTATTAAGACGTTGGAGTTTTCCGAGATGGCCTTGGGGCAGACAATCAGCACTGATGTCTGGGAAGTGATTCGTGATTTTACATCTTCAGGAAAAAATATAGTCTTGACGGGTGTTGTCATTGAAGGAAACACACAGCGGGGCAAACGGCAAACAAACGTTCAATCCTCTGTGCCAGATGCTCGCATCAGCTTGGATGGGCTGGCGTTATTTAAAAAAGACCGTCTTGTTCGCTGGGTGAACGGCTCAACGGAACGAGGCGTGCTTTGGGGGTTGGATCGAATCAAACAAACGAATATTACGATCCCATGGAAAGGAAAAAAAGAAGCGATTGGTTATCGAGCGATGGGAGTGACAACGAGGTTAAAAGTGGAATTGAAAAACGGCCATCCTTCCATTTTGGTTCATATCCAAACAGAAGGGGATATCAGTGAGACGTACGTCCCGATCAATTTGGCTGATTACCGATTATTGTTTCAATTAGAAAAGGCGATTGGTCGGGATATTGAACGGGAAGTGAGACAGGCGATTGAAACGGCCCAGCATGAAAAAACGGATGTTTTTGGTTTTGGCGAGGCGGTGCATCGCGCCCACCCCCGCCTGTGGAAAAGAATCAAAAAAGAGTGGGATGACCGCTATTTCCCTCATCTTCCGGTGACAGTGAAAGTGGATGCTTCCATTCGACGCACGGGATTGCGGAATACGCCATATATCAAATAA
- a CDS encoding GerAB/ArcD/ProY family transporter, which translates to MEHSKINMRQLFVLIVLFEHGSAIVIPLGASAKQDAWIAILLSLVLGLLLILVYERLFHYYPDQPLTSYVTHIVGKPLGKVLAVLYITYFFHITARVLRDFGELLLTFAYPETPLFVLNALMAMTVMYGAYKGIEVLARTGELLYTLLHILAVVGFLLVIASGVVDLTQIQPVLEEGWKRVWKTVFTETLYVPFGEMIVFTMLFPYLNRPEKARRAAVAGMVLTGINLAIIMVVNTAVLGADAVSRSSFPLLDTIRRIRVAHFLERLDVFFMVALVIGGFFKVSIFFYAGIVGVAHVFGFSNHQRLVYAFGVLVLLWSVAMASNYWEHIHEGLKIVTFYLHIPMQIIIPVLLLVIAAIRRRFGQSAK; encoded by the coding sequence ATGGAACATAGTAAAATCAATATGCGCCAGCTGTTTGTCCTGATCGTATTGTTTGAGCATGGCAGTGCGATAGTCATTCCGCTCGGCGCCAGCGCCAAGCAAGATGCGTGGATCGCCATTTTGCTCAGTCTGGTTCTTGGGCTATTGCTGATTTTGGTTTATGAGCGTTTGTTTCATTATTATCCCGATCAGCCGCTGACTTCCTATGTGACACATATCGTCGGTAAGCCGCTCGGCAAGGTGTTGGCAGTTCTCTATATTACCTATTTTTTCCATATCACCGCCCGTGTGTTGCGTGATTTTGGCGAACTGTTGCTCACGTTTGCCTATCCGGAAACGCCGCTGTTTGTTTTGAATGCCCTTATGGCTATGACGGTCATGTACGGTGCCTATAAAGGCATTGAAGTATTGGCACGCACCGGCGAACTGCTTTATACGTTGTTGCATATACTGGCAGTTGTTGGATTCCTCTTAGTTATCGCTTCCGGAGTTGTTGATCTCACCCAGATCCAACCGGTGTTAGAGGAAGGGTGGAAACGGGTGTGGAAAACGGTGTTCACGGAAACGTTGTACGTGCCGTTTGGCGAAATGATCGTGTTTACCATGCTGTTTCCATACTTGAATCGTCCGGAAAAAGCGCGGCGGGCCGCCGTTGCCGGGATGGTGTTGACCGGGATCAACCTGGCGATCATTATGGTCGTTAATACGGCCGTCTTAGGAGCTGATGCGGTGTCACGTTCATCGTTTCCGTTGCTCGATACGATCCGCCGCATTCGAGTCGCTCACTTTTTAGAGCGGCTTGATGTCTTTTTTATGGTCGCTCTAGTGATCGGGGGGTTTTTTAAAGTCTCCATCTTTTTTTATGCCGGCATCGTGGGGGTGGCTCATGTATTCGGGTTTTCGAACCACCAGCGGCTTGTTTATGCGTTTGGGGTGCTTGTCTTATTGTGGTCGGTGGCGATGGCCAGCAACTACTGGGAACATATTCATGAAGGATTAAAGATTGTCACGTTCTATCTGCACATCCCGATGCAAATCATCATCCCGGTGCTCTTGCTTGTGATTGCGGCGATTCGCCGGCGGTTTGGACAATCAGCAAAATAA
- a CDS encoding ABC transporter ATP-binding protein: MGRVLIYLRPYGKWMALAWLFMLTELIIELWQPLLMGKIIDDGVMKQDVAAIFTWGAVMLGASLLAFASGIANSFAAAYVGQEYGFALRTALFAKIQSFSLARIEQLSPASLVTRMTNDVTQVQNMLFMSLRIALRAPLLVVFGVAMAFVVHARLALVLAVAVPLSAVFLLWVVQKAAASFSAVQRALDRVNGVMRENLAGMRLIKAWMRKEYEEERFAAANDALMERTMSVLRLVETITPVLLIVMNTAIVAVLLFGRHHIEAGTASAGQVVAVINYATRTTAALSMFTFITMAFSRARASAARLAELLEAPGERHGADAGGGPAVQRGEIRFEHVSFRYPDNDLDALSDVSFVIRPHETAAILGATGAGKSTLLQLIPRLYEPRGGRVLIDGVDVREFSAEQLRTAVRFVPQEVLLFSGTVADNLRFGKMTATMEEIVQAARDAQIHETITRFPDGYDARIGQKGVNLSGGQKQRLSIARALVGQPRVLLLDDSTSALDAETEAKLLAALRKYACTTVIVTQKVSTAMAADTILLLEDGRLIAQGSHEQLLATSDLYRRIVATQEGKKGSVDVTTA, encoded by the coding sequence ATGGGGCGGGTGCTGATCTATTTGCGGCCATATGGGAAGTGGATGGCGTTAGCTTGGTTGTTTATGTTGACCGAGCTCATCATCGAGCTTTGGCAGCCGCTGTTGATGGGGAAAATCATCGACGATGGTGTCATGAAACAGGATGTTGCGGCCATTTTCACGTGGGGAGCCGTGATGCTCGGGGCGTCGCTGTTGGCGTTTGCCTCAGGCATCGCCAACTCATTTGCCGCAGCCTACGTCGGTCAGGAGTACGGATTTGCGCTGCGGACGGCGCTGTTTGCCAAAATCCAATCGTTTTCGCTTGCGCGCATCGAGCAGTTGTCGCCGGCCTCGCTCGTCACCCGGATGACGAACGATGTGACCCAAGTGCAAAACATGTTGTTTATGAGTTTGCGCATCGCCTTGCGTGCGCCGCTTCTGGTCGTCTTCGGCGTCGCGATGGCGTTTGTCGTTCATGCGCGCTTGGCGCTCGTTTTGGCGGTGGCTGTTCCTCTGTCCGCTGTTTTTTTATTGTGGGTTGTACAAAAGGCGGCGGCGTCCTTTTCCGCCGTCCAACGAGCGCTTGATCGCGTCAACGGCGTGATGCGTGAAAATTTGGCCGGCATGCGCCTCATCAAAGCGTGGATGAGAAAAGAATACGAAGAGGAGCGATTTGCGGCGGCGAACGATGCGCTGATGGAACGGACCATGAGTGTGCTGCGCCTCGTGGAGACGATCACGCCGGTGTTGCTGATCGTGATGAACACCGCCATCGTCGCCGTTCTCCTTTTTGGCCGCCACCATATCGAGGCCGGGACGGCGAGCGCTGGGCAAGTCGTGGCTGTCATCAATTACGCCACAAGGACGACGGCTGCGTTGTCGATGTTTACATTTATTACGATGGCGTTTTCACGGGCGCGCGCCTCGGCCGCCCGCCTCGCTGAACTTCTTGAAGCCCCGGGCGAGCGACACGGGGCGGATGCGGGCGGTGGTCCGGCCGTTCAGCGCGGGGAAATTCGCTTTGAGCACGTTTCGTTCCGCTATCCAGACAACGACCTTGACGCGCTTTCTGACGTATCGTTTGTCATCCGTCCGCATGAGACAGCCGCCATTTTAGGAGCGACAGGGGCCGGCAAATCGACGCTTCTTCAGCTGATTCCCCGGTTGTACGAACCAAGAGGCGGGCGCGTGTTGATTGATGGCGTCGATGTGCGCGAGTTTTCCGCCGAACAGCTGCGGACGGCGGTGCGCTTTGTTCCGCAGGAAGTGCTGCTATTTTCCGGAACGGTTGCCGACAACCTTCGCTTCGGCAAGATGACAGCGACGATGGAAGAGATTGTGCAGGCGGCTCGTGATGCGCAAATTCATGAAACTATCACTCGGTTTCCGGATGGATACGACGCACGGATCGGTCAAAAGGGTGTCAATTTATCAGGCGGGCAAAAGCAGCGGCTGTCGATCGCCCGCGCCTTGGTGGGGCAACCGCGCGTTTTGCTTTTGGATGACAGCACAAGCGCGCTCGATGCAGAGACGGAAGCAAAGCTGCTCGCAGCGTTGCGGAAGTATGCATGCACGACGGTGATAGTGACGCAAAAGGTGAGCACCGCGATGGCGGCGGATACGATTTTGCTTTTGGAAGACGGCCGCTTGATCGCACAAGGAAGTCATGAACAACTGCTGGCGACGAGCGACCTGTATCGACGCATCGTCGCCACGCAGGAAGGAAAGAAGGGATCGGTGGATGTCACTACGGCATAG
- a CDS encoding ABC transporter ATP-binding protein, producing the protein MSLRHSPHGARVGASAQRAKNSVGTLRRLWAFIAPQKRKLFAAMAMVMASSALALAGPYVIGWAVDGYIVERKTDGFMATLVLLLAIYMALGAATFWQNYWMIDVGQRTVRGIRERLFRHFHELPISFFDRRQQGELMSRITNDIDHMSQTFNSTVVQVVSSTLTLMGAIVVMLLQSVVLTIVTLVVVPLMYVGMRWITNRTRVRFHEQQRALGEMNGFIEEVISGQKVVKLFSQEERMEEELARKNAELKQAGFWAQTYSGFIPKLMNFLNSVSFALIAGVGGWLAAKGTISVGTIVVFVEYARQFTRPLNDLANQWNTLLSALAGAERVLEILDLPEEEEDEREAVALDRLDGRIEFRQVVFSYDKQRPALDGVTFFIAPGETVALVGPTGAGKTTVLQLLTRFYDPDEGVILIDGRDSRTIKRASLRRHMAFVLQDTFLFAGTIRDNIRYGRLEATDEEVEEAARQANAHSFIMKLPNGYDTVLTSGGGGISQGQRQLLAIARAMIADPAILILDEATSNIDTVTEVRIQEALARLMNGRTCLVIAHRLNTIQHADRILVLNEGNVIEQGTHEELLEAKGFYFQLYQRYWLRNVQQA; encoded by the coding sequence ATGTCACTACGGCATAGCCCGCACGGAGCGCGTGTTGGCGCAAGTGCGCAACGGGCGAAAAACAGCGTCGGCACTTTGCGGCGGCTTTGGGCATTTATCGCTCCGCAAAAGCGAAAGCTGTTTGCAGCCATGGCCATGGTGATGGCCAGCTCGGCGCTGGCGCTCGCCGGCCCGTACGTCATCGGCTGGGCGGTCGATGGGTACATTGTGGAGCGGAAGACGGACGGGTTTATGGCGACGCTCGTTTTGCTTCTTGCCATTTATATGGCCCTTGGCGCGGCGACGTTTTGGCAAAACTACTGGATGATCGATGTCGGCCAGCGGACGGTGCGCGGGATTCGCGAGCGGTTGTTTCGCCATTTTCATGAGCTGCCGATTTCGTTTTTTGACCGCCGCCAGCAAGGGGAGCTGATGAGCCGGATTACAAACGACATCGACCATATGAGCCAGACATTTAACAGTACTGTTGTCCAGGTCGTCTCGAGCACGTTGACGTTGATGGGCGCGATCGTGGTCATGCTTTTACAGAGCGTTGTGTTGACGATCGTAACGCTTGTTGTCGTGCCGCTGATGTATGTAGGCATGCGCTGGATTACAAACCGGACGCGGGTGCGTTTCCATGAGCAGCAACGGGCGCTCGGAGAGATGAACGGCTTTATCGAAGAGGTCATTTCCGGACAGAAAGTGGTGAAGCTGTTTTCCCAAGAAGAGCGGATGGAGGAGGAATTGGCGCGCAAAAATGCCGAGCTGAAACAAGCCGGGTTTTGGGCGCAAACGTATTCCGGCTTTATTCCGAAGCTGATGAACTTTTTAAACAGCGTAAGCTTCGCTCTCATCGCTGGCGTCGGCGGATGGCTGGCGGCGAAAGGGACGATATCGGTCGGGACGATCGTCGTGTTTGTCGAATACGCCCGCCAGTTTACCAGACCGCTTAATGACCTGGCCAATCAATGGAACACACTGCTGTCGGCGTTGGCTGGCGCTGAACGGGTGTTGGAAATTTTGGATTTGCCGGAGGAAGAGGAAGACGAGCGGGAAGCGGTGGCTTTGGACCGTCTTGATGGACGCATTGAGTTTCGTCAAGTCGTCTTTTCTTACGACAAACAGCGTCCGGCGCTCGACGGCGTCACCTTTTTCATCGCCCCGGGGGAGACGGTCGCGCTTGTCGGTCCGACTGGAGCCGGCAAAACGACCGTATTGCAGCTGTTGACCCGCTTTTACGATCCGGATGAAGGCGTCATTTTGATCGATGGACGCGACAGCCGGACGATCAAGCGAGCAAGTTTGCGCCGGCATATGGCATTTGTGCTTCAGGATACGTTTTTGTTCGCCGGAACGATCCGCGACAACATTCGTTACGGCCGGCTTGAGGCGACCGATGAAGAAGTCGAAGAGGCGGCGCGCCAGGCGAACGCCCACTCGTTTATTATGAAGCTGCCGAACGGCTATGACACCGTTTTGACCTCGGGAGGAGGCGGGATCAGCCAAGGGCAGCGGCAGCTGTTGGCCATCGCTCGGGCGATGATCGCCGACCCGGCCATTTTGATTTTGGACGAAGCGACGAGCAACATCGATACGGTGACCGAAGTGCGCATTCAAGAAGCGCTCGCGCGGCTCATGAACGGCCGGACGTGCTTGGTCATCGCGCACCGGCTGAACACGATTCAACATGCCGACCGCATCCTTGTGCTCAACGAAGGCAACGTGATCGAGCAAGGGACGCATGAAGAACTGTTGGAAGCAAAAGGATTTTACTTCCAATTGTATCAGCGCTATTGGTTGCGCAATGTGCAGCAGGCATAA
- a CDS encoding spore germination protein — MLFQWGMGRQKKQINDRVKQEGPDHSGEATDVPQEPMSAELAVNLDIIRQTTGQSSDVVIRRFSLGQEKQINAAIVFVDGLVDEKHVYEFLLTPLLEASFPLSLTEKESFPWIEQKLAAVGGVKHVIDWEHLFLELFSGETIILLDGVPSAVSASTKGGQYRAIEEPQTQLAVRGPREGFTESLRANTAMIRRRIKNPNLWLETMQIGTVTQTDVAIMYIKGIANDEVIEEVRARLRRIDTDSVLESGYIEQLIEDQTFTTFPTIYHTERPDVVAANLLEGRIAILIQGTPFILIVPALFIQFFQAVEDYYSRFDIATALRFLRVLIFFLSLVAPSIYIAATTFHQEMIPTQLVIAIAAQREAVPFPAFVEALIMEVTFEILREAGIRLPRAVGQAVSIVGALVIGEVAIDAGFVSSAMVIVVSLTAIASFATPAFAIAISARLIRFGLMFLAAMFGFYGIIMGLLIMILHLCSLRSFGMPYMSPLAPFISTNVGDTLFRIPTWMYRERPRLINQKNIIRQSGDQKPQPPAPTRQEKEDES, encoded by the coding sequence ATGCTGTTTCAATGGGGAATGGGCCGACAAAAAAAGCAGATCAATGACAGGGTGAAACAAGAAGGACCGGACCATAGCGGCGAGGCAACGGACGTCCCGCAAGAGCCGATGTCAGCTGAATTAGCCGTCAACCTTGACATCATCCGCCAAACGACTGGACAAAGCAGCGATGTTGTCATCCGCCGGTTTTCGCTTGGCCAAGAGAAGCAAATCAATGCAGCCATCGTCTTTGTGGATGGTCTTGTTGACGAAAAACATGTGTACGAGTTTTTGCTAACGCCGTTGCTAGAGGCGTCATTTCCACTGTCATTAACAGAAAAAGAATCGTTTCCGTGGATCGAACAAAAGTTGGCCGCGGTGGGCGGTGTGAAGCATGTCATCGATTGGGAACACCTGTTTTTGGAGCTGTTTTCCGGAGAGACCATCATCTTGTTGGATGGGGTGCCGTCCGCTGTCAGCGCCAGCACCAAAGGCGGCCAATATCGTGCAATCGAGGAGCCACAGACGCAACTCGCCGTCCGCGGGCCGCGCGAGGGATTTACGGAGTCGTTGCGCGCAAACACCGCGATGATCCGCCGCCGCATTAAAAATCCCAATCTTTGGCTGGAAACGATGCAAATCGGCACCGTGACGCAAACGGATGTCGCGATCATGTACATCAAAGGCATTGCCAATGACGAGGTTATCGAGGAAGTGAGAGCGCGCCTGCGCCGCATTGATACGGACAGCGTGCTTGAGTCCGGTTATATTGAACAGTTAATCGAAGATCAAACGTTTACGACATTTCCGACGATCTACCATACCGAGCGTCCCGATGTGGTGGCGGCGAATTTGCTGGAGGGGCGGATTGCGATTTTGATTCAGGGGACGCCGTTTATCCTGATTGTGCCGGCTTTGTTTATCCAATTTTTTCAAGCAGTAGAGGATTATTATTCCCGTTTTGATATTGCGACCGCTCTTCGTTTTTTACGCGTATTGATTTTTTTTCTCTCGCTCGTCGCGCCCTCTATTTATATTGCTGCGACGACGTTCCATCAAGAAATGATCCCAACTCAGCTTGTCATCGCCATTGCCGCCCAGCGTGAGGCTGTGCCGTTTCCCGCTTTTGTCGAGGCATTAATCATGGAAGTGACATTTGAGATTTTGCGCGAAGCGGGGATTCGGCTGCCGCGTGCGGTCGGGCAAGCGGTGTCGATTGTCGGGGCGCTTGTCATCGGTGAGGTGGCGATCGATGCCGGTTTTGTTTCATCGGCCATGGTTATCGTTGTCTCGCTCACCGCGATTGCCAGCTTTGCAACGCCGGCGTTTGCCATCGCCATCTCAGCACGCCTCATCCGCTTTGGGTTGATGTTTTTAGCGGCGATGTTCGGGTTTTATGGCATTATAATGGGTCTGCTGATCATGATTCTCCATTTATGCAGCTTGCGTTCATTTGGCATGCCATACATGTCGCCGCTTGCTCCATTTATTTCAACCAATGTAGGCGATACCCTCTTTCGGATTCCGACATGGATGTACCGCGAGCGGCCGCGCCTGATTAATCAGAAAAATATCATTCGCCAATCAGGGGATCAGAAACCGCAGCCTCCGGCACCAACACGCCAGGAAAAGGAGGATGAATCATGA
- a CDS encoding ABC transporter ATP-binding protein, giving the protein MIQLVDVTKMFDRFAAVKGANMMVPKGSIYGLLGPNGAGKTTLLKMMAGILRQDRGTITVDGEDVWENVRVKQRLLFLPDFVYFFPHATIRQMADFYEQLYPSFSRGRFMELQSVFALDPNKKIQQFSKGMQRQAAFWLAFSVQPDVLMMDEPLDGLDAFVRRHVKQLLIEEVAEREMTVVISSHNLRELEDLCDIVGLMAQGTVRMERDLNELRAGMHKIQVAFRGRFPSELAERLDIVHREERGSIVLLVVRGEKRSIEETVSSFAPLILDILPLSLEEIFMYEMGDVVDVRETVVG; this is encoded by the coding sequence GTGATTCAACTTGTGGACGTGACGAAAATGTTTGATCGATTTGCCGCTGTCAAGGGCGCGAACATGATGGTGCCAAAAGGATCGATTTACGGGCTGCTCGGCCCGAACGGCGCCGGGAAAACGACGCTGCTAAAGATGATGGCCGGCATTCTCCGCCAAGATCGCGGAACGATTACAGTGGACGGGGAGGATGTGTGGGAAAATGTCCGGGTGAAGCAACGCCTTTTGTTTTTGCCGGACTTTGTCTACTTTTTTCCGCACGCGACGATTCGGCAAATGGCGGATTTTTACGAGCAACTGTACCCGTCGTTCAGCCGCGGGCGGTTTATGGAATTGCAGTCCGTCTTTGCGCTTGATCCGAACAAAAAGATTCAGCAGTTTTCCAAAGGCATGCAGCGCCAAGCGGCGTTTTGGCTCGCCTTTTCCGTCCAGCCGGATGTGCTCATGATGGATGAGCCGCTTGATGGGCTCGATGCATTCGTCCGCCGTCATGTGAAGCAGCTGCTCATAGAAGAAGTGGCCGAACGGGAGATGACGGTCGTCATTTCGTCGCACAATTTGCGCGAGCTCGAAGATTTATGCGACATCGTCGGATTGATGGCGCAAGGGACCGTACGGATGGAGCGTGATTTAAACGAGCTGCGCGCCGGGATGCATAAAATTCAAGTCGCGTTTCGCGGCAGATTTCCGAGCGAGTTGGCCGAACGCCTTGACATCGTGCATCGCGAGGAGCGCGGCAGCATCGTTCTTCTTGTCGTCCGCGGCGAGAAACGATCCATCGAAGAGACGGTGAGTTCGTTTGCTCCGCTCATTCTCGACATCTTGCCGCTGTCGTTGGAAGAAATTTTTATGTACGAAATGGGGGATGTTGTCGATGTCCGCGAAACGGTTGTCGGCTAA